CACCAACAACTTCTTCAGCGGCTCACAGAACAAACGTCCGCCGAAACTCGGGCAAATAGGCAGGAGCAAACGGGGTAATTATATAATTAAGGCGTTTTCGCCTGTATGGTGATGTGGTGAATGCGCACATCGGCTGTCAGTGCACCATATTTAAGGATGTTTGCCTGTGAAACCAGATCGGCAACACTGTTACCTTGACGTGATGTTCAGTAGAGTGTATGGTCAGCGAACCAGTCTGCTGTTTGCATGCGTGTGtattgtgtgggtttttttttttaattattctgtTCGCATTGCTACACAAGTTGGATGCGCAGTGCGTGCCGCTAAATGCCTTCTGAATCTTGCTCAACAGAGTTGTGCTGATTGTCCCTTCCCAGATGAATGGCTGAACGAGTTTTATATGCAGTGTGATGGAgatttttgtgtttgcatgATCAAGTCAGGCTGGCCATGTATGTGCTTTTGTGTGTCCTGCATTCCTGCTAATACCAAGGTAGATAGTCCTTGAAAACTGAGGCTCAGTTGTGGTGGCACAGACATTTAGACAGACATAGTTTTATATACAGTAGTGCACAGAGACATGggcaaacacaaagacacataaGACTTGCACCTGTAGGTGCACAGCCGACACTCGTACACAGTCACACCTGCACATTCCCAAATATGCATCAGAGGCACCGATGCACATTCGTGGTTATCGCTCTCTTTTTGCATGGCCTTACGCTCTCATGCATGCACAAATCACTTATGCTCATACAGTTGCAGCACTAACGATTCAGGGCTTTGACACCCTTGTGTCGATGTTGAATTTTCAAGACGCCACACCAAGATGAGTCCCCCCTTTCctttcccctcccctcccctcattAACTCTGTCCCCTGTCATCCACAGTTGTGATTGAGGATGAGAATGGCGACGACGAAGCGCAGAAAAATGGAACAGAGAAGACCCCGGCAGAGGCTTAGAGTGCTCGGCACACCACCCCCCCCTCAAAAGACagtctttaaatttttttatggCGATATTTACCAGTTTTAATCCAAAGACACTGTATATAAGCACTTTCTCTCATGTGGCAGCAAGCAGCACTTCCACACCCTCCTCTCCCAGTCAGTCATGACTGTCCGGATGACACATGCTGGCAGGGGTGGGAGATGGCAGCAAAGGAGACCCCCAGGTGGACCCTCCCCCCTCACTCCcaacacacacttacacaaacacacacgcacacacacacaccctcaacTACAGGGTTTTGccataaatacaaatgcaggaGAAGGCAATGGGGAAGGGGGAGGGCAAGGGGTGCAGTAGTGGGGGGGGTAAAGGCAGGAGGCAATGCTGTCGAAATCAGGGACAGgatacaaaaataaatctaatataaaaCCTAAAGCACACAATTCTCCTATATCTTATCAATCAAACCTGTGGTACCATTTGTTCTGCTCTTCATTTTGAGCGAGGGCAAATGAATAGCAGTTTGTAAATATGGAAAGGGTAGCCCATATTTTCTTGCACAAAGTGGGAGTTGGTAAACTGGTTTGTTTCGTGTTgaagactttatttattattgatcCTTGGGAACATGTCTTTTGCAGTGACTTAAGGCCTGAGggagtgttttttttgtatgttgaGAAAACTGTGAGCAAACGAGAGTgatatttttttcacttaacAATTCTTGATGTTGCCTGAGTGTTTTTTGTTACCATACTTTGCAGCTAATGAGTCATTTATATACCGTGT
This genomic interval from Oreochromis niloticus isolate F11D_XX linkage group LG5, O_niloticus_UMD_NMBU, whole genome shotgun sequence contains the following:
- the camk2n1a gene encoding calcium/calmodulin-dependent protein kinase II inhibitor 2-like — its product is MSEVLPFNEENMSHYGNEGDEGHLSFTCRLQDTNNFFSGSQNKRPPKLGQIGRSKRVVIEDENGDDEAQKNGTEKTPAEA